In Fusobacterium canifelinum, a genomic segment contains:
- a CDS encoding MetQ/NlpA family ABC transporter substrate-binding protein — protein MKFTKLFGTVGAFLLLSAGALAGTLKVGATPVPHAEILELIKPDLKKQGVELKIVEFTDYVTPNLALSDKEIDANFFQHKPYLDKFIEERKLELISIGNVHVEPLGLYSKKIKSINDLKKGDTIAIPSDPSNGGRALILLHNKGVITLKDSKNLFATEFDIVKNPKKLKFKPTEVAQLPRILPDVTAAIINGNYALQANLSPAKDSLILEGKESPYANILVVRKGDEKKEDIQKLLKALRSEKVKKYINEKYSDGSVVPAF, from the coding sequence ATGAAATTTACAAAATTATTTGGAACTGTAGGAGCATTTTTATTACTATCAGCAGGAGCATTAGCTGGAACTTTAAAAGTTGGAGCAACACCTGTTCCTCATGCTGAAATATTAGAATTAATTAAACCAGATTTAAAGAAACAAGGAGTAGAATTAAAAATAGTTGAGTTTACAGATTATGTAACACCTAACTTAGCATTATCTGATAAAGAAATTGACGCTAACTTCTTCCAACACAAACCTTATCTTGATAAGTTTATTGAAGAAAGAAAATTAGAACTTATTTCAATAGGAAATGTTCATGTTGAACCACTTGGATTATATTCAAAGAAAATTAAATCTATTAATGATTTAAAGAAGGGAGACACAATAGCAATTCCTAGTGACCCATCAAATGGAGGAAGAGCATTGATTTTATTACACAATAAAGGAGTTATAACTTTAAAAGATTCTAAAAACTTATTTGCAACTGAATTTGATATAGTTAAAAATCCTAAAAAATTAAAATTTAAACCAACAGAAGTTGCACAATTACCAAGAATTTTACCTGATGTAACAGCTGCTATTATCAATGGAAACTATGCTTTACAAGCTAACTTATCACCAGCTAAAGATTCATTAATATTAGAAGGTAAGGAATCTCCATATGCAAATATACTTGTTGTTCGAAAAGGTGATGAAAAGAAAGAAGATATTCAAAAATTATTAAAAG
- a CDS encoding DDE-type integrase/transposase/recombinase → MFAKNNLRKEYHNMIIQLFNYIFQIIFSIFEKEFNNLNQTIFSKDNTIAKLNKTILILKDKIKELNTDNENLIICETSISPSYLPFEVDIAPLSVEVVKPTLNYKNLIKGKIFKTSKCVKNKTLPYPEQVCPKCSSPYEYHSRHSKNQKKCKCCNAHFNIEKMRKHTHNSFYCPYCKKALSLRAKRTSFDVYVCKNQKCSYHIEKKKTSKHHRDKISYIYRHINLQIDEIFNIIKDSKIVSKFSFYFKKFNMDIFSKALTIKVNLKQSNRNTAQAMKDLFGIEISHTQIANYCEYGAAFAALFNAHAPFKPSQNLVADETYIKINGKRHYVWIIYDRDKETVVSYHISNVRDTKACIVAIVKAINKYPELPKELNFASDAYTAYPLALQYVAKEYNIRIKHSFVKGLQIQTNEDSDTRIAKQQIERLNRTFKESYRITTGYGTLKGAIASFELWMLYYNYLRIKGDSTINSLEFIDKRINTSNLLMPMKWTMIIKYIIQNYVT, encoded by the coding sequence ATGTTTGCAAAAAACAACTTAAGAAAGGAATATCACAACATGATTATACAACTTTTTAACTATATTTTTCAAATTATTTTTTCTATCTTTGAAAAAGAATTTAATAATCTTAATCAAACTATTTTTTCTAAAGATAATACTATTGCTAAACTTAATAAAACTATTCTTATCTTAAAAGATAAAATTAAAGAACTTAATACAGATAATGAAAATCTAATTATTTGTGAAACTTCTATTTCTCCCTCTTATCTACCTTTTGAGGTAGATATTGCTCCTCTTTCTGTTGAAGTTGTTAAGCCTACTCTTAATTACAAAAATCTCATAAAAGGAAAAATTTTTAAAACTTCTAAATGTGTTAAGAATAAAACATTACCTTATCCAGAGCAAGTTTGTCCTAAGTGTTCTTCACCTTATGAATATCATTCGCGCCATTCTAAAAATCAAAAGAAATGTAAGTGCTGTAATGCACATTTTAATATAGAAAAAATGAGAAAACATACACATAACAGTTTCTATTGTCCTTATTGTAAGAAAGCTCTTTCACTTAGAGCAAAGAGAACTTCTTTTGATGTCTATGTTTGTAAAAATCAAAAATGTTCTTATCACATTGAAAAGAAAAAAACATCAAAACATCATAGAGATAAAATATCTTATATCTACAGACATATTAATCTTCAGATAGATGAGATTTTTAATATCATAAAGGATTCTAAAATAGTATCTAAATTCAGTTTTTATTTCAAAAAATTTAATATGGATATTTTCTCTAAAGCGCTTACTATCAAAGTTAATCTTAAACAGTCAAATAGAAATACAGCTCAAGCAATGAAAGATTTATTTGGTATAGAAATATCACATACACAAATAGCTAATTACTGTGAGTATGGTGCAGCTTTTGCTGCACTATTTAATGCACATGCACCTTTTAAGCCCTCGCAAAATCTTGTCGCTGATGAAACATACATCAAAATTAATGGTAAGAGGCATTATGTTTGGATTATCTATGATCGTGATAAAGAAACTGTAGTTTCTTATCATATTTCCAATGTTCGAGACACTAAAGCTTGTATTGTGGCAATAGTAAAGGCTATTAATAAGTATCCAGAGCTTCCCAAAGAGCTAAATTTTGCTTCAGATGCCTATACTGCTTATCCACTGGCACTTCAATATGTTGCAAAAGAGTATAATATTAGAATTAAGCACTCATTTGTAAAAGGTCTTCAAATACAAACAAATGAAGATAGTGATACAAGAATAGCTAAACAACAAATTGAAAGACTTAATCGCACATTTAAAGAAAGTTATAGAATAACTACAGGTTATGGTACACTAAAGGGAGCAATAGCCTCTTTTGAATTATGGATGTTGTACTACAATTATCTTCGTATCAAAGGGGATAGCACAATTAATTCACTTGAATTTATAGATAAAAGAATTAATACTTCAAATTTATTAATGCCAATGAAGTGGACAATGATAATTAAGTATATTATCCAAAATTATGTGACCTGA